A section of the Mycolicibacterium anyangense genome encodes:
- a CDS encoding phosphoglycerate kinase, translating into MTVKTLSDLLAEGVEGRGVLVRSDLNVPLDGGRITDPGRIIASVPTLKALADAGAKVVVAAHLGRPKGEPDPKFSLAPVAAALGEQLGRHVQLAGDVVGTDALARAEGLTDGDVLLLENIRFDPRETSKDDAERLALAKALVELVGDDGAFVSDGFGVVHRKQASVYDVATLLPHYAGTLVATEVKVLEQLTSAGERPYAVVLGGSKVSDKLAVIENLATKADSLIIGGGMCFTFLAAQGLSVGTSLLQEEMLDTCKHLLDKYGDVIHLPVDIVVAEKFAADSPSETVAADQIPADKMGLDIGPESVKRFSTLLSNARTIFWNGPMGVFEFPAFSAGTKGVAEAIIGATGKGAFSVVGGGDSAAAVRVLGLPEDGFSHISTGGGASLEYLEGKSLPGIEILE; encoded by the coding sequence ATGACTGTCAAGACTCTTTCCGACCTGCTCGCCGAAGGTGTGGAAGGTCGGGGCGTCTTGGTGCGCTCCGACCTCAACGTGCCGCTCGACGGTGGGAGGATCACCGACCCGGGGCGCATCATCGCCTCGGTGCCGACCCTCAAGGCGCTGGCCGATGCCGGCGCCAAGGTCGTGGTGGCCGCGCACCTGGGCCGGCCGAAGGGCGAGCCGGATCCGAAGTTCTCGCTGGCTCCGGTCGCCGCGGCGCTGGGGGAGCAGCTGGGCCGCCACGTCCAGCTTGCCGGTGATGTGGTGGGCACCGACGCGCTGGCGCGCGCTGAAGGGCTGACGGACGGCGACGTGCTGCTGCTGGAGAACATCCGCTTCGACCCGCGCGAGACCAGCAAGGATGACGCCGAGCGGCTGGCGCTGGCCAAGGCGTTGGTCGAGCTGGTCGGCGACGACGGCGCGTTCGTCTCCGACGGCTTCGGCGTGGTGCACCGCAAGCAGGCCTCGGTCTACGACGTCGCGACCCTGCTGCCGCACTACGCCGGCACGCTGGTGGCCACCGAGGTCAAGGTGCTCGAGCAGTTGACCAGTGCCGGTGAGCGGCCCTACGCGGTGGTGCTCGGCGGCTCGAAGGTGTCCGACAAGCTGGCCGTGATCGAGAACCTGGCCACCAAGGCCGACAGTCTGATCATCGGCGGTGGCATGTGTTTCACTTTCCTTGCCGCCCAAGGGCTTTCGGTGGGTACCTCGCTGTTGCAGGAGGAGATGCTGGACACCTGCAAGCACCTGCTGGACAAGTACGGCGACGTGATCCACCTGCCCGTCGACATCGTGGTGGCCGAGAAGTTCGCCGCCGACTCCCCATCGGAGACGGTGGCCGCCGACCAGATCCCGGCCGACAAGATGGGCCTGGACATCGGACCGGAGTCGGTCAAGCGGTTCAGCACGCTGCTGTCCAACGCCCGCACCATTTTCTGGAACGGGCCGATGGGCGTGTTCGAGTTCCCGGCGTTCTCGGCCGGTACCAAGGGGGTGGCCGAGGCCATCATCGGTGCCACCGGCAAGGGGGCGTTCAGTGTGGTCGGCGGTGGCGACTCGGCGGCGGCGGTGCGTGTGCTCGGTCTCCCCGAGGACGGTTTCTCGCACATTTCCACCGGCGGCGGCGCATCCCTGGAATACCTTGAGGGCAAATCGCTGCCCGGTATCGAAATTCTTGAGTGA
- the pgl gene encoding 6-phosphogluconolactonase: MTRIVETYPDADALVAAAGDRLVATILSAIAARGRASIVLTGGGTGIGLLKHVGAHDEGIDWSKVQLFWGDERFVPADDDERNAKQAYEALIDHIAIPAANVHPMAASDGEFGDDLHAAAAAYQDVLAASAEPGGAAPVFDVHLLGMGGEGHINSLFPHSPATLETERLVVGVEDSPKPPPRRITLTLPAVRHSREVWLVVSGEAKADAVAAAIGGAAPADIPSAGAVGREATVWLLDTTAASKLPH; this comes from the coding sequence ATGACCCGAATCGTCGAAACCTATCCCGACGCTGATGCGCTCGTCGCGGCCGCGGGCGACCGGTTGGTCGCAACGATCCTGAGCGCCATCGCCGCCCGCGGCCGGGCATCGATCGTCCTGACCGGCGGCGGTACCGGTATCGGCTTGCTCAAGCATGTCGGCGCCCATGACGAGGGCATCGACTGGTCCAAGGTGCAGCTGTTCTGGGGTGACGAGCGCTTCGTGCCGGCCGACGACGACGAGCGCAATGCCAAGCAGGCCTACGAGGCACTGATCGACCACATCGCGATCCCGGCTGCCAACGTCCATCCGATGGCGGCCAGTGACGGCGAGTTCGGCGATGACCTGCACGCAGCGGCGGCGGCCTACCAGGATGTGCTGGCGGCCAGCGCCGAACCGGGCGGTGCCGCACCGGTTTTCGACGTCCATCTGCTCGGTATGGGCGGTGAGGGACACATCAACTCGTTGTTCCCGCACTCCCCCGCCACGCTGGAGACCGAACGACTTGTCGTCGGTGTCGAGGATTCCCCCAAACCACCGCCGCGTCGCATCACGCTGACGTTGCCCGCGGTGCGGCATTCACGCGAGGTCTGGCTGGTGGTGTCCGGGGAGGCCAAGGCCGACGCGGTGGCCGCCGCCATCGGCGGTGCGGCTCCCGCCGACATCCCGTCGGCCGGAGCCGTCGGCCGCGAGGCCACAGTCTGGCTTCTCGACACCACGGCGGCGAGCAAGCTGCCACACTGA
- a CDS encoding ATPase codes for MADKTPPRSGRDRIKTLAQAALNADVTVDQLDTILSGMSAALTDLNKTMSGMNGTMEYFEETLGLFNSTLTRIDELAPRLTAVVERMEGIVARVERIVGIGEAVMSPLAVTESAMRGVVNAVRRATTTDR; via the coding sequence ATGGCTGACAAGACGCCGCCCCGCAGCGGCCGCGATCGGATCAAGACGCTTGCCCAGGCCGCGTTGAACGCCGACGTCACCGTCGATCAGCTCGACACCATTCTGTCCGGGATGAGTGCGGCGCTCACCGATCTGAACAAGACGATGAGCGGGATGAACGGCACCATGGAGTACTTCGAGGAGACCCTCGGCCTCTTCAACTCCACGCTGACCCGGATCGACGAGTTGGCCCCGCGGCTCACCGCCGTCGTCGAGCGGATGGAGGGCATCGTCGCGCGCGTGGAGCGGATCGTCGGCATCGGCGAGGCGGTGATGTCGCCGCTGGCCGTCACCGAGTCCGCGATGCGCGGGGTGGTCAATGCGGTGCGGCGGGCCACCACCACCGATCGCTAA
- the secG gene encoding preprotein translocase subunit SecG — protein sequence MVLTLQIILVITSLLVVLLVLLHRAKGGGLSTLFGGGVQSSLSGSTVVEKNLDRLTLFVVGIWVVSIIGMALQIKYS from the coding sequence ATGGTTTTGACCCTGCAGATCATCCTGGTGATCACCAGCCTCCTGGTGGTTCTGTTGGTGCTGCTGCACCGCGCCAAGGGTGGTGGCCTATCGACCCTGTTCGGCGGTGGCGTGCAGTCCAGCCTCTCCGGTTCGACCGTGGTGGAGAAGAACCTCGACCGCCTCACCCTGTTCGTCGTCGGCATCTGGGTGGTCAGCATCATCGGCATGGCCCTGCAGATCAAGTACAGCTGA
- the ppc gene encoding phosphoenolpyruvate carboxylase has product MAEVSDSTLEPIGAVHRTQVGREATEPMRRDIRLLGAILGDTVREQNGEQVFDLVERARVESFRVRRSEIDRGELARLFDGIDIHQAIPVIRAFTHFALLANVAEDIHRERRRAVHIAAGEAPQDSTLAATYRKLEAAELDADTVAVALRGALVSPVITAHPTETRRRTVFDTQHRITALMRLRLHGQDETEDGRPIETELRLQILTLWQTALIRLSRLKIQDEIEVGLRYYPAAFFEVIPKVNAEVRDALRGRWPGTELLPEPILRPGSWIGGDRDGNPNVTADVVRLATGSAAYTALAHYFAELTSLEQELSMSARLVKTSAALTDLAATLDEPTRADEPYRRALRAVHARLTATAAQILDRQPEHILDLGLPPYSTPAELLADLDTIGESLRHNGSALLADDRLARLRDAVDVFGFHLSGLDMRQNSEMHEQVVAELLAWAGVHPDYASLTEPERVEVLVAELSTRRPLIRDDAELSELARKELDIVIAAARAVQVFGAQAVPNYIISMCQSVSDMLEAAILLKEAGLLDVSGETVYAPVGIVPLFETIDDLQRGSSILESILDLPLYRAMVHARGESQEVMLGYSDSNKDGGYLAANWALYRAELDLVESARKTGIRLRLFHGRGGTVGRGGGPSYDAILAQPPGAVNGSLRLTEQGEVIAAKYAEPRIAHRNLETLLAATLESTLLDVEGLGDAAGPAYEVLDDLAARAQRAYSELVHETPGFVEYFKASTPVSEIGSLNIGSRPTSRKPTTSISDLRAIPWVLAWSQSRVMLPGWYGTGTAVEEWIAEGDGRLEVLQELYAKWPFFATVLSNMAQVLAKSDMGLAARYAELVDDVELRHRVFDKIVAEHDRTIRVHKLITGHDDLLADNPALARSVFNRFPYLEPLNHLQVELLRRYRSGDTDELVQRGILLTMSGLATALRNSG; this is encoded by the coding sequence ATGGCAGAGGTCTCTGATTCGACGCTCGAACCCATCGGTGCGGTACACCGCACCCAGGTCGGGCGGGAGGCCACCGAACCCATGCGCCGGGATATCCGCCTGCTCGGGGCAATCCTCGGCGATACCGTGCGTGAACAGAACGGCGAGCAGGTCTTCGACCTCGTCGAGCGGGCCCGCGTGGAGTCCTTCCGGGTCCGGCGCTCGGAGATCGATCGTGGCGAGCTGGCCCGGCTGTTCGACGGCATCGACATCCACCAGGCGATCCCGGTGATCCGTGCCTTCACGCATTTCGCGCTGCTGGCCAATGTCGCTGAGGACATCCATCGCGAGCGCCGCCGCGCCGTCCACATCGCGGCCGGTGAAGCACCCCAGGACAGCACCCTGGCCGCGACCTACCGCAAGCTGGAGGCCGCCGAACTCGACGCCGACACCGTCGCCGTTGCGCTGCGCGGAGCCCTGGTGTCGCCGGTCATCACCGCACACCCGACCGAGACTCGCCGCCGCACCGTCTTCGACACCCAGCACCGCATCACCGCGCTCATGCGGCTGCGCCTGCACGGCCAGGACGAGACCGAGGATGGCAGGCCCATCGAGACCGAGCTTCGCCTACAGATCCTCACCCTGTGGCAGACCGCCCTGATCCGGTTGTCCCGCTTGAAAATCCAGGATGAGATCGAAGTCGGCCTGCGCTACTACCCGGCCGCGTTCTTCGAGGTGATCCCCAAGGTCAACGCCGAGGTGCGGGACGCACTGCGGGGCCGCTGGCCCGGCACGGAGCTCCTACCCGAACCCATCCTGCGCCCGGGGTCCTGGATCGGTGGCGACCGTGACGGCAACCCGAACGTCACCGCCGACGTGGTTCGGCTGGCCACCGGCAGCGCCGCCTACACCGCGCTGGCGCACTATTTCGCCGAGTTGACCTCGCTCGAGCAGGAGCTGTCCATGTCGGCCCGGCTGGTCAAGACCTCCGCCGCACTCACCGATCTGGCGGCCACGCTGGACGAGCCGACGCGCGCCGACGAACCCTACCGGCGTGCGCTGCGCGCGGTGCACGCCAGGCTCACCGCCACCGCCGCGCAGATCCTGGACCGCCAACCCGAGCACATCCTGGATCTGGGTCTGCCGCCGTACAGTACGCCGGCGGAGCTGCTCGCCGATCTGGACACTATCGGAGAGTCGTTGCGGCACAACGGCAGTGCGCTGCTGGCCGATGACCGGCTGGCCCGCCTGCGCGATGCGGTGGATGTCTTCGGATTCCACCTCAGCGGTCTGGATATGCGGCAGAACTCCGAGATGCACGAACAGGTGGTCGCCGAGCTCCTGGCCTGGGCTGGGGTGCATCCGGACTACGCGTCGCTGACCGAACCCGAGCGGGTCGAGGTGCTGGTCGCCGAACTGTCCACCCGCCGGCCGCTGATCCGTGACGACGCGGAGCTCTCCGAGCTCGCCCGCAAAGAGCTCGACATCGTGATCGCGGCGGCGCGCGCGGTCCAGGTGTTCGGTGCGCAGGCGGTGCCCAACTACATCATCTCGATGTGCCAGTCGGTCTCGGACATGCTCGAGGCCGCGATCCTTCTGAAAGAAGCTGGGCTACTGGATGTTTCGGGCGAGACGGTCTATGCGCCGGTCGGTATCGTTCCGCTGTTCGAGACCATCGACGATCTGCAGCGCGGGTCCTCGATCCTGGAGTCCATCCTGGATCTGCCGCTGTACCGGGCGATGGTGCACGCCCGCGGCGAGAGTCAGGAGGTGATGCTCGGCTATTCGGACTCCAACAAGGATGGTGGCTATCTGGCTGCCAACTGGGCGCTGTACCGGGCCGAACTGGACCTGGTGGAGTCGGCCCGCAAGACCGGAATCCGGTTGCGGCTCTTCCATGGCCGCGGCGGTACCGTCGGCCGCGGCGGCGGCCCGAGCTACGACGCGATCCTGGCCCAGCCGCCGGGCGCGGTGAACGGTTCCCTGCGGCTGACCGAACAGGGCGAGGTGATCGCGGCCAAGTACGCCGAACCGCGCATCGCGCACCGCAACCTGGAGACGCTCCTGGCTGCCACGCTGGAGTCCACCCTGCTGGACGTGGAAGGTCTCGGGGATGCCGCAGGCCCGGCCTACGAGGTGCTCGATGACCTGGCTGCCCGGGCCCAGCGGGCGTACTCCGAGCTGGTGCACGAGACCCCCGGCTTCGTGGAGTACTTCAAGGCCTCCACCCCGGTCAGCGAAATCGGCTCGCTCAACATCGGCAGCCGGCCTACCTCCCGAAAGCCCACCACGTCGATCTCCGACCTGCGGGCCATCCCCTGGGTGCTGGCCTGGAGCCAGTCGAGGGTGATGCTGCCCGGGTGGTACGGAACCGGCACCGCCGTCGAGGAGTGGATCGCCGAGGGTGATGGACGCCTGGAGGTGCTGCAGGAGCTGTACGCGAAGTGGCCGTTCTTCGCCACCGTGCTGTCCAATATGGCCCAGGTGCTGGCGAAGTCCGACATGGGGCTGGCCGCCCGCTACGCAGAGTTGGTCGACGACGTCGAACTGCGCCACCGTGTCTTCGACAAGATCGTTGCCGAACACGACCGCACCATCCGGGTGCACAAACTGATCACCGGTCACGACGACCTGCTGGCCGACAACCCGGCGCTGGCCCGTTCGGTGTTCAACCGGTTCCCGTATCTGGAGCCGCTGAACCACCTGCAGGTCGAGCTGCTGCGTCGGTACCGCTCCGGCGACACCGACGAGCTGGTGCAGCGCGGCATCCTGCTGACGATGAGTGGCCTGGCGACCGCGCTGCGCAACAGCGGTTAG
- the tpiA gene encoding triose-phosphate isomerase, with translation MSRKPLIAGNWKMNLNHFEAIALVQKIAFSLPDKYFDKVDVTVIPPFTDLRSVQTLVDGDKLRLTYGAQDLSQHDSGAYTGEISGAFLAKLGCTFVVVGHSERRTYHHEDDALVAAKAAAAFRHGLIPIVCIGEHLDVREAGNHVEYNVEQLRGSLAGLTNEQLTDVVIAYEPVWAIGTGRVASAADAQEVCAAIRAELASIATPQIAAGVRVLYGGSVNAKNVGEIVAQEDVDGALVGGASLDGEQFATLSAIAAGGPLP, from the coding sequence GTGTCCCGCAAGCCGCTGATCGCCGGCAACTGGAAGATGAACCTCAATCACTTCGAGGCCATCGCACTGGTTCAAAAGATCGCATTCTCGTTGCCCGACAAGTACTTCGACAAGGTCGACGTCACCGTCATCCCACCGTTCACCGATCTGCGCAGTGTGCAGACCCTGGTCGACGGCGACAAGCTGCGGCTGACCTACGGGGCCCAGGACCTCTCGCAGCACGACTCGGGGGCCTACACCGGCGAGATCAGCGGTGCGTTCCTGGCCAAGCTGGGCTGCACCTTCGTCGTGGTCGGGCACTCCGAACGGCGGACGTACCACCACGAGGACGATGCGTTGGTGGCCGCGAAGGCCGCCGCGGCCTTCCGGCACGGTCTGATCCCGATCGTGTGCATCGGCGAGCACTTGGACGTGCGCGAGGCCGGTAACCACGTCGAGTACAACGTCGAGCAGTTGCGCGGCTCGCTGGCCGGGCTCACCAACGAGCAGCTGACCGATGTCGTGATCGCCTATGAGCCGGTATGGGCCATCGGGACCGGCCGGGTGGCCAGCGCCGCTGACGCCCAGGAGGTGTGTGCGGCGATCCGTGCCGAGCTGGCCAGCATCGCCACCCCGCAGATCGCCGCGGGTGTGCGGGTGCTCTACGGCGGCTCGGTCAATGCCAAGAACGTCGGCGAGATCGTCGCCCAGGAGGACGTCGACGGAGCTCTGGTGGGTGGGGCGTCGCTGGACGGTGAGCAGTTCGCCACGCTGTCGGCGATCGCCGCCGGTGGGCCGCTGCCCTGA